A window of Tautonia plasticadhaerens contains these coding sequences:
- a CDS encoding GatB/YqeY domain-containing protein, giving the protein MAIVQRMRAQLKDSMKARDAVRTNFLRYWIAQLTTGSGEEVPDDQAIKKMRGILKEARGGQTSFSPEEVALIEEWVPATLSREQIARELAPAAEPIKAAPKEGQAMGVAMKQLAGKPVEAEDVKAVIAEIRG; this is encoded by the coding sequence ATGGCCATCGTCCAACGCATGAGAGCCCAGCTGAAGGACTCGATGAAGGCCCGGGACGCCGTCCGCACGAATTTCCTCCGCTACTGGATCGCCCAGCTCACTACCGGCTCCGGCGAGGAGGTGCCCGACGACCAGGCGATCAAGAAGATGCGGGGCATCCTCAAGGAGGCCAGGGGGGGCCAGACCTCCTTCAGCCCCGAGGAGGTGGCCCTGATCGAGGAATGGGTGCCGGCCACCCTCTCCCGGGAGCAGATCGCCCGGGAGCTTGCCCCCGCCGCCGAACCGATCAAGGCCGCCCCCAAGGAGGGCCAGGCGATGGGGGTCGCCATGAAACAACTGGCCGGCAAGCCCGTCGAGGCCGAGGACGTGAAGGCGGTGATCGCCGAGATCCGGGGCTGA
- a CDS encoding ribosome-recycling factor, with amino-acid sequence MNDWKPRMTRTVRLLAEQLATIRSGTVDPGLVSSVRARSGGNAVPIRRLAAVTARGDRLVVRPFDPGDVPAVVRALTDANLSAYAMDPTSIAVSVPPISGEQRQAMARRVKALGEEARVAVRMIRQDARKQIAARGRGSERAVQEATDLAVAEIDRLVAAKVAEIGG; translated from the coding sequence ATGAACGACTGGAAGCCCCGGATGACCCGGACGGTGCGGCTCCTCGCCGAGCAGCTGGCGACGATCCGGTCCGGCACGGTCGACCCCGGGCTCGTCTCCAGCGTCAGGGCCCGGTCGGGGGGGAACGCGGTGCCGATCAGGCGCCTCGCCGCCGTGACCGCCCGGGGAGACCGCCTGGTCGTCCGGCCCTTCGACCCGGGCGACGTGCCCGCCGTCGTCCGGGCCCTGACCGACGCCAACCTCTCCGCGTACGCGATGGACCCGACCTCGATCGCCGTCTCCGTGCCGCCGATCAGCGGGGAGCAGCGGCAGGCGATGGCCAGACGGGTCAAGGCCCTCGGCGAGGAGGCCAGGGTCGCCGTCCGGATGATCCGCCAGGACGCCCGCAAGCAGATCGCCGCCCGCGGGAGGGGCTCCGAGCGGGCCGTCCAGGAAGCGACCGACCTCGCCGTCGCCGAGATCGACCGCCTCGTCGCCGCCAAGGTCGCCGAGATCGGCGGCTGA